The Gambusia affinis linkage group LG05, SWU_Gaff_1.0, whole genome shotgun sequence region GTAAAGCTGTGAGATGATTGGCTATAAAGCAACACATGGGAATCCCTAACACTgagagaaaacagtgaaaaacGCTACAGGTAGTCTCTCACTCTGCATCAGTATCCGGCACCTGAGTTTTACGACGACGGGCAACACACACTTGGAGAACTCGGTCTCGGGTCACTTAGGAGGGGTTCCTCACAAGTGTGCAAAGATTCAAGGGTCTTTTGGATCTTACTTTTTCTCCTAACAGATAAGGCTGCAAGTAGATCTCATGCAAATTCATCACAGTAACTCAGTGGATCTTGAGGTTGAGGTAATTTAAAGAGAGGAGACAGGAATTTAGGCTATTTTCGGGTGAGTGGAGGGAGAGGGAGttgtgttattttaacttgCCAGTGCAAATTAGGGTATTGAATATTCTTCTCAAGCCTTGAGAGCTTCCTTGCTATAAAGCACTTGAGAATGGAGCAAGTGCTGCTCCAGATATCAAAGTTTGTGAAGATAAACTttccacctcctccctccttTCTTCTGCACGTCCTGTGGCAGTAGCGCAGCCAGGTAACAGAGCTCTCCCTCAACACCGGCACACGTCCTCCCAGCCAACATCTCCTTCGTTAAGTCCAGGACAAACTCCATCAGTTTACGAAACGCTCCTCTTTGAGGTCGTGCGTGGCATTCAGATGATTGGCCAGCTCCTGCATCACGGCATCTTTGCCGATCTGGTCGTTCCTCCGCTTCTCCATGATCACGTCCTCCAGGCACTGAAACTCCAAAACGTGGCTCTTCTTCTCGGAGAAGAGCAGTTTTAACTTGTACGGCTGCTTCCCGATCCGTATCTCCCCCCCGATTTTGAACTCCCGCCTCCCGAAGCGGCACCAGGCCGCGAAACACTCGGAGTTTCTCCAGCACAGGTCCCTGTCTCTGGTTCCGACGTGATCCATGGCGTTGCGCACGATCACCTCCGGCGGGAGCGCACGGTGCCGGTATAGGCCGTTCACTATCCTGCCCATCTTCCCCTGGCTCACGTCTGTCAAAAAGTTGTTCTTGACCTCGGCGCGGTGCAAGTGAACCACCTGGAAGTCGCCGACATAAACGGCCCAGTGCGGGTACTGGCCGGTGGCCACGAACTCCAACAGGTCGCCCGGTCTGCACTTGGCCAGGAGGCTCTCCGGGGAGACGGACGCGGCTCTGGAGCTCCGCTCGTAGACGCACTCGTCTCGGTAGTAGACGACGCACTCGAGCTCGTCGTCCGGGTCGAAGGGCTTCGCTTCGTGGCTCACCGGCCGGCTGTCCGGCGGGAAGTGGCCCAGGTTGTCGTCCTGGTCCTGGTCATCGTCGTCGTTGGAGAAAATGTAGGAGACGCCGATCCGCGTTCCGTCGCCATCCGGATCGAAGCCGTTCGGGTCCGACGTTGGTACCTCCGCGTAATTGACGTGCGTTAGTTTCTCCACCTGGTTCCCCATAAAGACGAGATTAAACGGCACGCGCgcaagcacacacacgcagacaggATCCACCTGTTCTCTACGCTCACACCTCAGCTGGAgacgggaggaggaggagacggcAGAGTCGGAATTAAATCCAAATCAGAGACGAGGGGCACCGGCGATCCATGTCCAGCTGTGAGGCTGTGCTCCCCCACAAACGATCACCAACTGTTGAAATCTGCGAGGAAACGGAAGAGAGGACATTAAAGGCAAAGTTTAACTCCAGCTCAGTGCACGTTCCCAACAGGTGTGACCTGAATCACCTGTTGGCTCACATTTCCTCCTGAACTCTCCGGCAGAAGGAGGCTACGGAGCTTTTTTGACTGCATTTCAAGCACATTAAAACGCCGCCTATGACCTAAATTGCTGGTGTAACGCCAACCTGTTAGATTAACTCATTTTCTGCCACCTGCGGCAAACTCACCTGTAGTTCAGCAGCTCAGAGTCTCTTCCGCGCTTACATGGGGAACCATAAGCGTCAGCTTCTGTCCTTCCTGTGCGGCGGCTTGTTGCGCCGTGTGGTTCAGGCTGCTGCACAGACACAGGCTGCCTGTTGTGTGAAGCCCAGGGTTTGTTGCAATGAAACTCGCTCAGGATCCACCGACTGCCGGGAGGAGGTGTCATTTAAAGCGACAGTAAACCAGAAAGCACTTCAACtcttggaagaaaaataataataatctgccTTTTAGGAACGTTCTCTCTGGCAGCTTCTAGttccttttatttatcttttttttttattagtttcattCATCATGTGTAACTGGATAATTCAGGTAACTCTTTAGCTCATTAGATCACATGTTCAGTTGATGAAATGCTTGTTAAACAGAGCAAAAGAAGCGACAACGATTGGTCAATTCTTCCAAGTTGGAGTTTAACCTCAAATATGGAAGGTAAACATAATGGAAGCAAAAATTGAAAACAAGTGAAACTCAGAGGAAGGTGCCTCCAAATTATAaaaagcactttattttattacattttttttaattagatagCAAGAAAAAGGTTAATTCACACAGGGTGGAAAAAGAGTTCAGCAgctaaaaagataaataaaaaatacaaaataaatgttatcacTTCCATACAGGTCATCTCACTATACTAATCtgaaagttgatttatttcaagtaattaatttaaaagtgaaaccTAAAAGTTAGTACAGACACATTGCTACATATAAATTTGTGGTGAACCTTGAAGCACTGAGACCCAAAACCCCTAAAGGGACTTCCCTTCACAATCTTCCTTGGGCTCCAGGATACCTGTTGCTCGtgtcacactttttccttccactcaactttctttCAAAGTGCTCGCTCAGCGACCTCATGGAACACTCGGCCTTTCTGCAAGTTGACCTTTAGTGTCACACGCTCCTTATGGATGCTGTCAACGACTGCCAGTCGCAGAGCGCCAGCTCAGCAGTCTTCCCCATAACGGTGAAGGCCATAACATGGTCATAACATAACATCTCTGTAttaaagatcatttttattagtGTCGTACTGGCTGCAAGCCAAAGCTATCAAAGCTAACAGAACTGATC contains the following coding sequences:
- the lratd2b gene encoding protein LRATD2; the protein is MGNQVEKLTHVNYAEVPTSDPNGFDPDGDGTRIGVSYIFSNDDDDQDQDDNLGHFPPDSRPVSHEAKPFDPDDELECVVYYRDECVYERSSRAASVSPESLLAKCRPGDLLEFVATGQYPHWAVYVGDFQVVHLHRAEVKNNFLTDVSQGKMGRIVNGLYRHRALPPEVIVRNAMDHVGTRDRDLCWRNSECFAAWCRFGRREFKIGGEIRIGKQPYKLKLLFSEKKSHVLEFQCLEDVIMEKRRNDQIGKDAVMQELANHLNATHDLKEERFVN